aaaaaggaacatttgctaactgggagtctcgtgagtgaaaacatctgaagttcatcaaaggtaaacaatttaattttattgcttttctgatttccgtgaccaagttacctgctgctagctggacaaaatgctatgctaggctatcgataaacttacacgaAGGCTTGTTTAGCTTTGGCTATTagacaaatgcttgtctagctctagctattttgaaaatctgagatggcagggtgattaacaaaaggctaagctgtgtctcaatatatttcatttgtgattttcatgaataggaatattttctaggaatatttatgtccgttgcgttatgctaattagtgtcagtcgatgattacgctcccgcatgcgggatggggagtcactagaggatTTATTAAcaatcaaatcatcaaatatttattttcatcacattttatttgtcacatgctttgtgaacaacaggtgtagactaacagtgaaattcttactttctTACTTTCCTGCCCCCCCCCAGAACCGCTCCTGTGTGTgagtcagtgctgtgtgtaagttggcTATGCAAACAATTTCAAATTTTCAACACTTCTAAAAACAgaaagtgatgcagtcagtctcttctTTACTTTAAGTCAAGAGACTAACCAGGCCGTGGCTGTATGGTACTCCATGTatatgctgtccggtcctctggcagtctctatgggggtgccacagggttcaattctcgggccgactcttttctctgtatatatcaatgatgttgctcttgctgcgggcgattccctgatccacctctacgcagacgacaccattctatatacttccggcccgtccttggacactgtgctatctaacctccaaacgagcttcaatgccatacaacactccttccgtggcctccaactgctcttaaacgctagtaaaaccaaatgcatgcttttcaaccgtttgctgcctgcacccgcatgcctgactagcatcaccaccctgtatgattccgaccttgaatatgtggacatctataagtacctaggtgtctggctagactgtaaactctccttccagactcatatcaaacatctccaatcgaaaatcaaatctagagtcggctttctattccgcaacaaagcctccttcactcacgccgccaaacttaccctagtaaaactgactatcctaccgatcctcgacttcggcgatgtcacaaaattgcttccaacacgctactcagcaaactggatgcagtttatcacagtgccatccgttttgtcactaaagcaccttataccacccaccactgcgacctgtatgctctagtcgactggccctcgctacatattcgtcgccagacccactggctccaggtcatctacaagtccatgttaggtaaagctccgccttatctcagttcactggtcacgatggcaacacccacccgtaacacgcgctccagcaggtgtatctcactgatcatccctaaagccaacacctcatttggccgcctttcgttccagttctctgctgcctgtgactggaacgaattgcaaaaatcgatgaagttggagacttttatctccctcgccaacttcaaacatctgctatctgagcagctaaccgatcgctgcagctgtacatagtctatcggtaaatagcccacccatttttacctacctcatccccatactgtttttatttattttattttctgctcttttgcacaccaatatctctacctgtacatgaccatctgatcatttatcactccagtgtcaatctgcaaaattgtaattattcgcctacctcctcatgccttttgcacacaatgtacagtgccttgcgaaagtattcggcccccttgaactttgcgaccttttgccacatttcaggcttcaaacataaagatataaaactgtatttttttgtgaagaatcaacaacaagtgggacacaatcatgaagaggaacgacatttattggatatttcaaacttttttaacaaatcaaaaactgaaaaattgggcgtgcaaaattattcagcccctttactttcagtgcagcaaactctctccagaagttcagtgaggatctctgaatgatccaatgttgacctaaatgactaatgatgataaatacaatccacctgtgtgtaatcaagtctgtgatagtctcagaggtccgtaaaaagtgcagagagcatcatgaagaacaaggaacacaccaggcaggtccgagatactgttgtgaagaagtttaaagccggatttggatacaaaaagatttcccaagctttaaacatcccaaggagcactgtgcaagcgataatattgaaatggaaggagtatcagaccactgcaaatctaccaagacctggccgtccctctaaactttcagctcatacaaggagaagactgatcagagatgcagccaagaggcccatgatcactctgggtgaactgcagagatctacagctgaggtgggagactctgtccataggacaacaatcagtcatatattgcacaaatctggcctttatggaagagtggaaagaagaaagccatttcttaaagatatccataaaaagtgtcatttaaagtttgccacaagccacctgggagacacaccaaacatgtggaagaaggtgctctggtcagatgaaaccaaaattgaactttttggcaacactgcaaaatgttatgtttggcgtaaaagcaacacagctgaacacaccatccccactgtcaaacatggtggtggcagcatcatggtttgggcctgcttttcttcagcagggacagggaagatggttaaaattgatgggaagatggatggagccaaatacaggaccattctggaagaaaacctgatggagtctgcaaaagacctgaaactgggacggagatttgtcttccaacaagacaatgatccaaaacataaagcaacatctacaatggaatggttcaaaaataaacatatccaggtgttagaatggccaagtcaaagtccagacctgaatccaatcgagaatctgtggaaagaactgaaaactgctgttcacaaatgctctccatccaacctcactgagctcgagctgttttgcaaggaggaatgggaaaaaatgtcagtctctcgatgtgcaaaactgatagagacataccccaagcgacttacagctgtaatcgcagcaaaaggtggcgctacaaagtattaacttaagggggctgaataattttgcacgcccaatttttcagtttttgatttgttaaaaaagtttgaaatatccaataaatgtcgttccacttcatgattgtgtcccacttgttgttgattcttcacaaaaatacagttttatatctttatgtttgaagcctgaaatgtggcaaaaggtcgcaaagttcaagggggccgaatactttcgcaaggcactgtatatctacagTTAATTCATGTCCTATaccgacataacttgaaaggccgctcagcaaggaggacgccactgctccaaaaccgccataaaaagccagactacggtttggaactgcacatggggacaaagatcatactttttggagaaatgtcctctggaactgtttggccataatgaccattgttatgtttggaggaaaaagggggaggcttgcaacccgaagaactctatcccaaccgtgaagcatggaggaggcaccattatgttgtgggggtgctttcctgcaggagggactggtgcacttcacaaaataaatggcatcatgagacaggaaaattatgtggatatattgaagcaacatctcaagacatcagtcaggaagcttggttgcaaatggggtCTTCCAtgttggacaatgaccccaagcatactttcaaagttgtggcaaaatggcttaaggacaacaaagtgaaggtattTGTCACCTCCtaaccatagagagcccttggttctctatggtgtagtaggtcagggtgtgactagggggtgttctagtttatattttctatgttggtgttttgtatggttcccaattagaggcagctggtaatcgttgcctctaattggggatcatatttaggtagccgtttttcccacctgtgtttgtgggatattgtttgtttgtgttagtgtgtttgggcACTACAACGTCACGTTCTttgtacattttgttgttttgtttttttagttTCACTTTGAAttaaaaagatgtggaactcaacacACGTTGCGCCTTGGTCCGCTCCTTTTGAAGATCGTGACAGTATTGgagtcatcacaaagccctgacctcaaacccatagaaaatgtgtgggcagaactgaaaaagcatgtgcgagcaagggggcctacaaacctgactcagttacaacagctcaggaatgaaggaatgggccaaaattcacccaacttattgtgggaagcttgtggaaggttacctgaaacgtttgacctaaattaaacaatttaaaggcaatgctaccaaatactaattgagtgtatgtaaacttctgtcccactgggaatgtgatgaaagaactaaaagctgaaatgaatcattctctctactattattctgacatttcacattcttaaaataaagtgctgatcctaactgacagggaatatttactaggaataaatatcaggaattgtgaaaaactgagtttaaatgtatttggctaaggtgtatgtaaacttctgacttcaactctacCTAGATCATGGTTAGAGTAGAAGAGATAGTGGTGGCATTACAGACACTATGGTAAACTTTCAGAACACCTGTGACTCAAGTTTTGTTAGGATGGATATTATTCCACCTCATACATTTTTCTCCAATTTCTAACAGCCGGTGAACATTTGACAGATGACATGCAGGAGGTATTGTCATCGCAGGCGCTGTAGGGATAGTAACCGAAGGAGCAGTATTAGTAGCGCAGGATACTATATTGATATCATGGAATTGGACTACGGTGCAAATTAGGGGTATTGTGAGACTATAGTCATGGGCCATGTTGGAAGTAGCAATGGTTACTTTAGTagctgtcgtgtctttactatcattaaatgaagattttagtttttatcaaagattctctgtaattagtattacgcgatcaactgattaatcatgtatctgtaattaactaggaagtcggggcaccaaggaaaattattcagattacaaagttatcatttcctaaaataacttttcagatattttatctgatcaattagtctttgaattaatgaattattcactttgcctcacgttagtctcattccaaacgtcgtaaattgttggttatctgcacgaacccagtcttcactatgagtcatccatacatcaattgtcttaaaaatgtatttattactaactaagtaattcacagaaatgcataaacaaacaaacaaacaaggtaaatgtggttacaagcaatgataggggaatgtgccctagtgtgctaaaccggcatcgcggcttgttagacaaaaggggaagtgggggtcaactgagatgagacactacaaagttgataattataatgttaggaattttatgaataatgactaaacaatatctacatttAAATATAACTATAATGTATTGAACTCTACCCTGTTTTACAATGTCTGATTAATAATGTTAATTCATATGGAAGGGTTTGTGTAGCATGAAACAGAGGGTAATTAAACATAATAAATACCATTCCAGCTGGGTTGGGGAGGAATGGATTGTGGGTTTTTAAGTAAGTAAAAAGGatcgttaacctatggttgaaccgactcaaCTTAGCTCTGGGATGTTTAGATAAGGCAGCGAGTGTCTCCCTAGGTTTTCCATTATCTGGAACTGTCTGCTGAATAGTGAAAGATGAAGGTGAGATTTCAGAAGTTAATCTTGATATGGTTTGTGTCTGGAGTGAGTGAGCTAGGGGGTTGGAATAAACTTTTGAAACTGCTTTGTCCTGGTCGATAGGTGGAAGGACATTTTATAACCTATGatgtcatattttgtatataaactgttgtttgTGGTTCCATGGCAGTgagctccgagaataaatactattatctaattttgataagactggtctctgtctatttaaTGCAaaataagaatcttacaaattcttataaaATAGACTGAGTGTATTTAATTAATGAACACATATAGGAATTATGAAATTCCAATGAcatataacaattgaaatgctaatcctttacacatgaacgctcactcattcgggaacaattgcaatcaatatatatatttacgttcagtgtgtcgtcgggatctttgctgaaaagtttgtttctgttggagagttttgcccgtctctctctctctgtcttggttagaggggataattcagagtgacattcattcatgttgttgtagaatggatgtttcggcagttgtcgttcttcgcgttcaatgataccgaattcctagctgcagactaggaattaatatcaaagacttgttcttattctgtcggtatcaatactctaagagtttaaccacgtgttatggttaaaagattcagcaatggtctacaacctttgtcctctcctaatggagaaaaacatggtctggtgatattttctcaaagttgggttttattcggaattgcagaaaaggggctgtcccaggattcCTGACCCTACCTGGGCTCAgtggcggtcctctgatttagttcaaatcaaaagggaattgtattttccttcattaaacagttcaaatcatattacacaattttacaaacagtatcatactcacttattcatcttatacaacaattagatgtaaacctcatatctgagactattatataaacagcgttatggtaatgtggcctcaccgtctcccatgagcttccccaagttgtaacaaacggaccagttcttagctggattcttcaccaatcttttatactttctccggaacattaCATTTTTCGCACCTCAaagaggtggaagaaattcctttgtgctCTACGAAaatgtactctctctatactgtgtttcCATGAAGAGATCCTCAGGAATTTTCGACGTGTCcatgaccacagcagcctagttgaaggaggaaagggggaggcagggagagggggaaggggcttGCTATACctaaagagggcaacgtcatgacatagCATTGTTGGAATATCAGTTATGACAACTCATGTCACATGGATTGGTAACTGGGGGACTGATGGGAGGACAGGGAATGTGGTTATTCAAATATTACACGTGTTCAGGAATTGACCCATGTGTTGCAGTGTGTATATCCTCAGGTGAAAGCAGAGTTATAACCAAGAGCACGGGCTGAATTCTGGAGATTGAGTGTACATCAAGAGACACCAGGCGGGGGTGTTGGGACAGCGTTGGTTTGGGACACATACTACTCCGTACAGTACCTGCAGCGGTAAAGATCGTCATGTCTCTCCTTGGGGGGTGCATAGTTCTCATGTGAAGTGAGGTACAGCTGCATAATGGGTGGGTGAAGACACCATGACAGAGGAagcggagcgagagagaaactTGAGTTCACTGTAAGACATACCGATGTGTTGGGTCTGGGAGCTATTTTAAACATCATAGTTGGGTTGGGGTTAGCTACTTTATTGGTTAATGTACCACAtgatagaggatagaggggtaATTGTACTCTGAACAAAATGTTGAAGGCATTGATCTGAAAGCATATACAGTGTTGAGTTACTTCTAGAGGATGTAATGTTGATTAGGGATACACACTTGCATATCAGGTGATGTGCCTATCAGGTGAAATGGAGGAGATGGGGGACAAAGTGAAAATGACATGACTTGGGAACACCTCTCGGAACCTGGGGCCTAAAGGGGAAGACTGGGTGAAAGCAAGAGGAAGTTTTTTAGAGCTTTCATTTTTGTGGAACCCAACATGAAAGTATCCCGGTGGCATAgagtcaggtgaagagagagtgggaattgtCATGGTCTCAGACTTGGGTTTTCATGCATATATAATTATGCAGAGTTTATCACATTGTTAATACTGATATTTTTTGTGTGTCTTTTTGTTGCTTTCCAAGTCTTGTGCTCTTACTCTCTTAGGAAACATAAGGGGGAAGTGGAGAAACTAAAAGCTGCTCCATCTGATAGAACGAGACCGCAAATTCAGCTGGAATGGCATTTTGTTGTGTGATGATAGATGGAAATAAAAATGTGATCATTGTACAGAGGCCATAAGTCTCTGAATTTGTAAACCTCATGGTGAATGTTTGTTCATTGTTTGTTccatttgttagtttgtttaattCATGTTTTATAATcatttgttagttttttttattcATGTTTTATGATCATTGTTTATCCATTTATTAGTAACTTCCAAGATTATATATATTGAACATTAGGATGCTATTGTTCAAGAGAAGGGTCTGTTGGAATCTACAttatgaacattgagatattaaagacaTGATAGATCAGACGCATAGTATATTAAGGAGTGAGATCTGTAGaaagacagagtggctgtggAATGTGCTGCTCAAAGGGTTGCTataggggagacagatggacatcttTGGACTAGaagaaggaggggttgaggtccaGAGGTGAGGTCAGATCGCCTGAAGGGAGTAATAAAGGTTTACTACCCTTTTCCTTTGGAACCATATGATGTAAGGAAtggagaaggaggagtgtcttaaGGAGGATATAGATATCTGTGATGGGAGAAATGTTGGGTTGTCAGAATTACAGCTATACAGACCCTTTGGgcagaattaaacttggttaaagcttctctagttatttactctgaaaaagaAGAACCTATCAATAATTTTGTacttttaaaccaaatacttttagacttttactcaagtagtatcttactgggtgacttttacttgagtcattttctattaagttatctttacttttactcaagtatgacaattttgtactttttccaccatttcTCACAAATtgaaagtggatttaacaatgatcgtagctttcacctggattcacctggtcagtctgtcatggaaagagctggtgTTCATAATGCTTTTCTACACAGTGTGCAATCCTTTGACAAATAACTGACAAAGGTATAAGAAAATTCTAACATTTGCAGATTTAAAAAATTTTTTTGTTTGAGCTGATGTTTTTTTAGGGATGAAAGTAAGCAATAAACTGTCATTATCAGTATCAATGTTTATGACTGCATGTACTTCTGCTTAAACGTTTTACATATAGTACCCTCTAAAATTATGCTATCATGACAATTAGGCACATTTCCTCAACTGCAGAGAAAAGGAACATTCAAATCCAAATTTACAACTGCTTAATGATGACAATCACAATGTCCTTTATAGTGTGGTTTATTATGAAAGAATACAATACAAATTCAAAATTAAAGCTGTAAAAAGCATGTGGAATGTATGACTAGAGAAAGAGATGTAATGTTTTAAGGCCCTTTTAACAGTTTTAGTTAATTTCAAAAGAAGCTTGATTAGGTCCTCAGTACACCGAGGAGGATAAATAGTTTTCTGCAGTAGGCTTACATAAATCATTTTATTATGCTGGTTGATGTGCTAAATTATAGTATGGTCATAATGAAATACTGGATAAGGTATCTTACTATTCTCTTTGGTAGAAGGAAATATGACATTCTCGTACTTTATCACTGTTGTTGAGTAGATAGATATCCATGAAATgtctcatatacagtggggcaaaaaagtatttagtcagccaccaattttgcaagttctcccacttaaaaagatgagaggcctgtaattttcatcataggtacacttcaactatgacagacaaaatgagaaaaaaaatccagaaaatcacattgtaggattttttatgaatttatttgcaaattatggtggaaaataagtatttggtcaataacaaaagtttatctcaatactttgttatataccctttgttggcaatgacagaagtcaaacattttctgtaagtcttcacaaggttttcacacactgttgccagtattttggcccattcctccatgcagatctcctctagagcagtgatgttttggggctgttgctgagcaacacagactttcaactccctccaaagattttctatggggttgagatctggagactggctaggccactccaggaccttgaaatgcttcttacgaagccactcctttgttgcccgggcggtgtgtttgggatcattgtcatgctgaaagacccagccacgtttcaccttcaatgcccttgctgatggaaggaggttttcactcaaaatctcacaattcatggccccattcattctttcctttacacggatcagtcgtcctggtccctttgcagaaaaacagccccaaagcatgatgtttccacccccatgctttacagtaggtatggtgttctttggatgcaactcagcaatctttgtcctccaaacacgacgagttgagtttttaccaaaaggttctattttggtttcatctgaccatatgacattctcccaatcttcttctggatcatccaaatgctctctagcaaacttcagacgggcctggacatgtactggcttaagcaggatttgagtccctggcggcgtagtgtgttactgatggtagcctttgttactttggtcccagctctctgcaggtctttcactaggtccccccgtgtggttctgggatttttgctcaccgttcttgtgatcattttcaccccacggggtgagatcttgcgtggagccccagatcgagggagattatcagtggtcttgtatgtcttccatttcctaataataatgctcccacagttgatttcttcaaaccaagctgcttacctattgcagattcagtcttcccagcctggtgcaggtctacaattttgtttctggtgtcctttgacagctctttggtcttggccataatagagtttggagtgtgactgtttgaggttgtggacaggtgtcttttatactgataacaagttcaaacaggtgccattaatacaggtaacgagtggaggacagaggagcctcttaaagaagaagttacaggtctgtgagagccagaaatcttgcttgtttgtaggtgaccaaatacttattttccaccataatacattcattaaaaatcctacaatgtgattttctggatttttttttatctcattttgtctgtcatagttgaagtgtacctatgatgaaaattacaggcctctctcatctttttaagtggaagaacttgcacaatttgtggctgactaaatactttttagcCCCACTGTACATTCTTAAACACATAAAAATTAAGATAGTTTGAACTATCAAACTACACAAAAATCTACAAGGCcgataaacaaataaacaagagATTACATTTTACACAATCACCAGCTAAAGCATCAGCTATGTTTTACATATAAATAAAAACACCTCTAACTTATATATAAGCCATAATGCATTTTCTTCCTAGTTTTCCTCATAACTACTATATTTTCCATTCAGCTGTGAAACAAAAGGCTAATTAGGATGAACGCATATgtacactttttggtgttttcCATAGTAGTAACAACCCTCTTTGAAGTTGTTGCTCTCCACCACTTTCTTATAGGCGCTGACAGCATGCACCTGGCAGTTGGGGAGTCTTCTGCTGACGATCTGAGCCACATCCATCATGTTCCTCTTCAGCTTCTCCCCCTCAATCTGTTCTTTGATCAGATCCATGTTGATAAGCTTAGGTTGAACACTGAAAGAGATCACCACTTTGATGTTGTTTTTGGTCATCACCTCAAAGAAATTAGCTCCTCCTTCACTGCCATGGTACTTCTTTCCAGCTAGCCAGTTGAAAAAGAAAATGCGCTCCTTGTCATTGAAGACCCTGATAGACCAGCTCACCCAGTCATATTTATTCTTAAGGGTGTCCAATATGGATTTGGTGAAGCCAAGGTCAACAGAGCCAGGTATCTCCTCAAGCTGTTTTACCATGTCCTCTTTAGCTCTTGGGGCGAAGTTATCAATGATATCATCAATCACTTTTTTCATGCTCTCCTCAACTTGTTCCATCTGCTTAAGCCACTTCTTCAGCATCTGATACCCCACATCCTTTTTCTTGAGGCTGTTGTAACCCATGAAGGCAATGATGCCCTTCACAAAGAGCTTCTTAAGAATATCACAGAAATCTTCTACCACAATTCTATTAAATTGTTCTGTTTCAACCACTGTCTGCAGCATGGAGCCACCTGAGGCATTCCCAGTAAAAGCATTGTAGAGGGCATCCAGGTTCAAGTCTTCTTCCAAGACCTCATAAGTTAAGAGGAATTCGtccattttttctttttttaagttGGGTTTGGCATTGAAAAACTCCTCAAACTTCTTGTACTGGTTGAGAATTTGTGCCTCCCAGTCAAAGTGTTGCTTATTCAAGGAGCTCTTCTGCAGCTCCCGGGAGATTTGGTCTTCCTCAGCCTGGATGCGTCTCAAATTCTGGTTGACTTTGAAGAACTGCTCAGTCAGGTACTTGGCGTTCTGTCCTTCTGGGTTGCTGAAGATCTCATAGGATGCTTGGAATACAGCCTCCAGGATGGGATGGAACTGGCCCACAGTGACTGCCAGGATCGCAGACGCCTGTCCTATGATATCAATCCCCTTTTCTAAATTGTCCTTGTTCTGCAGGAGCCATTCTTCCACACATTCTGTCATTTTGAGGGCTCTGTAACAGACTAACGTCCAACTAGGTCTTCAAAGAATCTTCAAATATGTTAATgtctgaaagagaaagaggaagaaacaTAAAAACCAAACACCTGTAGACAcctggccctccatggaatgagtttgacacccttgGTGTAGATAATTATTGTATCATCTAAACCACAGTGAAATATATTTcccataacccaaaatattgtatattcagctgtttgaagcaggTGT
The genomic region above belongs to Oncorhynchus mykiss isolate Arlee chromosome 3, USDA_OmykA_1.1, whole genome shotgun sequence and contains:
- the LOC118944659 gene encoding uncharacterized protein LOC118944659, whose amino-acid sequence is MTECVEEWLLQNKDNLEKGIDIIGQASAILAVTVGQFHPILEAVFQASYEIFSNPEGQNAKYLTEQFFKVNQNLRRIQAEEDQISRELQKSSLNKQHFDWEAQILNQYKKFEEFFNAKPNLKKEKMDEFLLTYEVLEEDLNLDALYNAFTGNASGGSMLQTVVETEQFNRIVVEDFCDILKKLFVKGIIAFMGYNSLKKKDVGYQMLKKWLKQMEQVEESMKKVIDDIIDNFAPRAKEDMVKQLEEIPGSVDLGFTKSILDTLKNKYDWVSWSIRVFNDKERIFFFNWLAGKKYHGSEGGANFFEVMTKNNIKVVISFSVQPKLINMDLIKEQIEGEKLKRNMMDVAQIVSRRLPNCQVHAVSAYKKVVESNNFKEGCYYYGKHQKVYICVHPN